From the genome of Pseudomonas sp. Teo4, one region includes:
- a CDS encoding fumarylacetoacetate hydrolase family protein codes for MKLVSFHLNNRPGYGAVVGDRVVDLSSYFKDVPDLASLIAAPGKLEQAKKLAAASDGELVLADLTLSPVIPSPGKIICVGINYVAHAEEAGRKVGQHPVIFQRFAETLQAHDAPLVRPKVSDEFDFEAELAVVIGKGGSHIAPENAMEHVAGYTCFNDASVRDWQFHTHQYGMGKTFRFTGALGPWLVTADEIADYRDMQIRGILNGEQMQEGKLSELAFDIPHLISYVSQALDWNPGDILATGTPSGIGFKRNPPIFLKPGDIFEVTISQIGTLRNPVIDEA; via the coding sequence ATGAAGCTCGTTTCCTTCCACCTCAACAACCGGCCCGGGTACGGTGCTGTCGTTGGCGATCGAGTCGTAGACCTGAGCAGTTACTTCAAGGACGTCCCGGATTTGGCGAGCCTGATCGCCGCCCCAGGCAAGCTTGAGCAGGCCAAAAAACTGGCCGCGGCCTCAGACGGCGAGCTTGTGCTTGCTGACCTGACACTGAGCCCAGTCATTCCATCCCCGGGCAAGATCATCTGCGTGGGCATCAATTACGTAGCCCATGCAGAAGAAGCGGGACGTAAAGTCGGACAGCACCCCGTAATCTTCCAACGCTTTGCCGAGACCCTGCAGGCACATGACGCTCCCCTGGTGCGCCCAAAAGTGTCGGATGAGTTCGACTTCGAAGCAGAACTGGCCGTAGTCATTGGCAAGGGGGGATCTCACATCGCACCGGAAAACGCGATGGAGCATGTCGCGGGATACACCTGCTTCAATGACGCCAGCGTGCGTGATTGGCAGTTCCACACCCACCAATACGGAATGGGCAAAACGTTCCGCTTTACTGGCGCCCTCGGCCCATGGCTGGTAACCGCCGACGAAATTGCCGATTACCGCGATATGCAGATTCGCGGCATCCTCAACGGGGAGCAGATGCAGGAGGGGAAGCTGTCCGAATTAGCTTTTGACATTCCGCATCTCATTTCCTATGTCTCCCAGGCCTTGGACTGGAACCCTGGCGACATTTTGGCTACTGGGACTCCGAGTGGTATTGGTTTCAAGCGAAACCCGCCGATTTTCCTCAAGCCAGGCGATATCTTTGAAGTGACTATCAGCCAGATCGGCACCTTGCGTAATCCAGTCATCGACGAAGCCTGA
- a CDS encoding GntR family transcriptional regulator, translating into MQNQQGGSLIEVALQQMKKSIICCELAPGEKLKVAELSQSYGLSSSPIREALNRLAQEGIVEASENKGFRVARLSVEDFQQITQLRRLLECEALAEAIRHGDDAWEADVLGAFHRLKVVEKRLGSVSVALDDDWSERHKAFHFSLFSACPSDMMLRLIDSLFDQAERYRRFSALHRSVERHKGDEHQQLVDAVLSRDIDASVELLGNHIGGTLKHVTDVLRQQHSTLQ; encoded by the coding sequence ATGCAAAATCAACAAGGCGGATCCCTGATTGAGGTCGCCCTGCAGCAGATGAAGAAATCGATCATCTGTTGTGAGTTAGCACCAGGCGAAAAGCTCAAGGTGGCCGAACTGTCCCAGAGCTATGGATTGAGCAGCTCTCCGATTCGAGAGGCGCTGAACCGGCTAGCTCAGGAAGGCATTGTCGAAGCGAGCGAGAACAAAGGATTTCGTGTTGCGCGTCTGTCCGTCGAAGATTTCCAGCAGATCACCCAACTGCGGCGTCTGCTGGAATGTGAGGCGCTCGCCGAGGCTATTCGTCATGGCGATGATGCTTGGGAAGCTGATGTTCTCGGTGCCTTCCATCGACTCAAGGTCGTGGAAAAGCGTCTTGGAAGCGTTTCAGTAGCCCTTGATGATGATTGGTCAGAGCGTCACAAGGCATTTCACTTTTCGCTCTTTTCGGCCTGCCCATCGGACATGATGTTGCGGCTGATTGATTCGCTGTTCGACCAGGCCGAACGTTATCGTCGGTTTTCGGCTCTGCATCGGAGTGTCGAGCGGCATAAGGGTGATGAGCATCAGCAATTGGTCGATGCGGTGCTGTCACGCGATATAGACGCTTCTGTCGAGCTGCTCGGTAACCACATTGGCGGAACGCTCAAGCATGTCACGGACGTGCTTCGTCAACAGCATTCGACACTGCAGTAA
- a CDS encoding FAD-dependent oxidoreductase, translating to MSARFPTIAIVGSGPSGCYVAQFLQKKWDGAQITIFEALPVPYGLVRYGVAADHQGSKAVIQQFERMFEKGGVEFCGNVTIGRDIAYTKLTESFDIVVLATGLNHDASLDIPVNPLAPVVGAGCVLKALNGHPRVNLPKAMDGTVRELGKNVAVIGSGNVAVDVLRMVAKTDFDLLGSDIADEIRLALNTQGVESLTLISRSSASDAKCDVSMMAELLSLPGLSIRVHGVGAHEQGYVAKLLQSVPEPASTDCKSSLLVNLMFNSVPKEVDEENGLAKLTIVDRLTGVGRKMEFETVVTAIGFNNGKKNQSTIPPEDLTGMNIYRVGWLKRGPKGTVAENRKDAKAVADQIVVDYESGLLGARKLGLTSIAHELPLGVVKHQGWRRIDQYEVRSASQGRCRKKITDVSGMLRVAGGDDAFDSASKVKEVVIQVS from the coding sequence ATGTCAGCCAGGTTTCCAACCATAGCGATCGTCGGAAGCGGCCCATCTGGCTGCTACGTTGCACAGTTCCTTCAGAAGAAATGGGACGGGGCTCAGATCACGATCTTTGAGGCCCTGCCCGTACCTTATGGTTTGGTACGCTATGGGGTTGCTGCAGATCATCAAGGCAGCAAGGCCGTCATCCAGCAATTTGAGCGTATGTTCGAAAAAGGTGGGGTTGAGTTCTGCGGGAACGTGACCATTGGACGAGACATCGCCTATACGAAACTAACCGAATCTTTCGACATCGTCGTCCTGGCCACTGGGCTGAATCATGATGCTTCTCTAGATATCCCTGTTAACCCTCTCGCGCCGGTTGTAGGTGCTGGGTGCGTACTTAAGGCGTTGAACGGGCATCCAAGAGTTAATCTCCCTAAAGCTATGGACGGCACCGTTAGGGAACTCGGGAAAAATGTCGCGGTTATCGGCAGCGGGAATGTTGCGGTTGATGTGCTTCGGATGGTTGCAAAAACGGACTTCGATCTCCTTGGCTCAGATATCGCGGATGAGATTCGACTAGCCCTGAATACGCAGGGAGTTGAGTCTCTGACCCTCATTAGTAGATCAAGTGCATCTGATGCAAAGTGTGATGTTTCAATGATGGCTGAGTTGCTAAGTCTTCCAGGGCTGAGTATTCGAGTTCATGGTGTTGGGGCACACGAACAAGGCTATGTAGCAAAGCTACTCCAGTCTGTCCCCGAGCCAGCAAGTACAGACTGCAAATCTAGCTTGCTAGTCAACTTGATGTTTAATTCGGTTCCAAAGGAAGTTGATGAAGAAAATGGTTTGGCGAAATTGACGATCGTGGATCGGCTTACAGGAGTAGGGCGTAAAATGGAATTTGAAACTGTGGTGACTGCCATCGGTTTCAATAATGGGAAGAAAAATCAGTCTACGATTCCGCCTGAGGATTTGACGGGCATGAACATTTATCGTGTAGGCTGGCTCAAGCGAGGCCCTAAAGGCACTGTTGCTGAAAATAGAAAAGATGCTAAAGCAGTTGCGGATCAGATTGTAGTGGACTACGAATCCGGGCTATTGGGGGCGAGGAAACTTGGCCTTACTTCAATTGCTCATGAGTTACCCCTCGGTGTTGTTAAACATCAAGGATGGCGTCGGATTGATCAATACGAAGTGAGATCTGCGAGCCAAGGCCGATGCAGGAAAAAAATTACTGATGTTAGTGGAATGCTCAGGGTGGCGGGCGGTGACGATGCCTTTGATAGTGCATCAAAGGTTAAAGAAGTTGTTATCCAAGTTTCTTGA
- a CDS encoding cupin domain-containing protein codes for MQVRRVVTGHDEHGRSVFLSDADAPRAKNFQDLPGYGIAQLWATQPGSERDADLTTAGGSLIPGPGGTSLLMVSLPPDTVMAAPRNPERALAEMRESMPGLIDVFEAEDPAMHRSPTLDYGILLEGELWLELDNGEQRLLRAGDVIIQQGTRHAWRNHSEKPAKALFFMVGAAATAR; via the coding sequence ATGCAAGTACGAAGAGTCGTAACGGGACACGATGAGCACGGTCGCTCAGTTTTCCTCTCCGATGCTGATGCACCCCGTGCAAAAAACTTCCAAGACTTACCGGGCTACGGCATTGCCCAGTTGTGGGCGACGCAACCGGGAAGTGAACGTGACGCAGATCTGACCACTGCGGGCGGCTCGCTTATTCCAGGGCCTGGCGGCACGTCGCTTTTGATGGTCAGCTTACCTCCAGACACGGTCATGGCGGCACCGAGGAATCCCGAGCGTGCACTAGCCGAAATGCGTGAGTCCATGCCGGGGCTCATCGATGTTTTCGAGGCAGAGGATCCTGCGATGCACCGCTCGCCGACTTTGGATTATGGCATCTTGCTTGAAGGTGAGTTGTGGCTGGAGCTCGACAACGGTGAGCAGCGCCTCCTGCGCGCGGGTGATGTGATTATCCAGCAAGGTACCCGTCACGCCTGGCGGAATCACTCCGAGAAGCCAGCTAAGGCACTCTTTTTCATGGTGGGGGCAGCGGCTACTGCACGCTAG
- a CDS encoding amino acid synthesis family protein, with the protein MALVKVRKIKLDIEDVLHERGPVAVEPLRVAVATAVIENPYAGRYEEDLLPFMAELRGLGTDLSQRLVDALGGADKVQAYGKAAIVGEDGELEHGAVWHEAGGWAMRALLGEPKAIVPAAKTIGGPGCRLMMPLGHIHAAYVRSHFGVAEVTLWDGPRRNEIAFSLAMATGGRIHARLGGLAASDVRGEDGLR; encoded by the coding sequence ATGGCATTGGTGAAAGTCCGCAAGATCAAGCTGGATATCGAAGATGTCCTCCATGAGCGAGGCCCTGTGGCAGTTGAACCTTTGAGAGTCGCTGTGGCCACGGCGGTCATCGAGAACCCTTACGCTGGGCGCTATGAGGAAGATCTGTTGCCTTTCATGGCCGAGCTGCGTGGTTTGGGAACAGATCTTTCACAACGCCTGGTCGACGCACTGGGTGGCGCGGACAAGGTTCAGGCGTACGGCAAAGCCGCCATCGTGGGAGAAGATGGGGAGCTTGAGCATGGTGCGGTCTGGCATGAGGCCGGCGGTTGGGCTATGCGGGCTTTGTTGGGTGAACCCAAAGCCATCGTTCCTGCGGCAAAAACCATAGGAGGCCCGGGATGCCGGCTCATGATGCCTCTAGGTCATATTCATGCCGCTTATGTGCGTAGTCACTTTGGTGTCGCCGAGGTAACTCTTTGGGACGGCCCGCGCCGAAACGAAATTGCGTTCAGCCTGGCAATGGCAACGGGAGGGCGGATTCATGCCCGCCTGGGTGGCCTGGCGGCTTCGGATGTCAGAGGCGAAGACGGGCTTCGCTGA
- a CDS encoding cytochrome P450, protein MNITHEVLPWANPDFRRNPYPWYARLQREYPIYKENERTYIVSRYDDYIEFVRHPAMSMVEPEWVKPHHWHVFLDTILFYDPPKHTSLRRHTNKWFTPKLVKEWVKHTTDVTREALKLIEADGYIEAHHHICVVPTHITMCRVLGIAEDDIEIATLNALKIVGMQTPAATQADKDRAREGFDWLFSKCQAMIEEKKKNPGDGLLDAMLALEASGDMSPEEVIQTLVLFYFSGAPNPAYVLASILEHFAREPHLFDLYRNEPESRQAMINEFIRLNPPEQSFTRYPTEEVEIRGVKIPAGSCIRFMTAAVNRDEAVFKRPNQFDHTRPQEASQHVSFGIGVHACAGQVISRAEIEASLNVIAENYSSIELAEEPVTLHDDRIRNYLTLPLIFNR, encoded by the coding sequence GTGAACATTACTCATGAAGTTTTACCTTGGGCAAATCCTGATTTTCGCCGTAATCCTTATCCTTGGTACGCTCGTTTGCAGCGAGAGTACCCAATCTACAAAGAAAATGAGCGCACTTATATCGTCTCGCGATACGATGATTACATCGAGTTTGTGAGGCACCCAGCTATGAGTATGGTAGAGCCCGAATGGGTTAAGCCTCACCATTGGCACGTGTTTCTGGATACCATACTATTTTACGATCCGCCCAAGCATACCTCGCTTCGTAGGCATACAAATAAGTGGTTTACACCCAAGCTTGTCAAAGAGTGGGTAAAACATACTACGGACGTAACTCGAGAAGCGCTGAAGCTAATTGAGGCTGACGGATACATTGAAGCACATCACCATATCTGTGTTGTCCCGACCCATATCACGATGTGCCGAGTTCTAGGTATTGCTGAAGACGACATCGAGATTGCTACTCTCAATGCCCTTAAAATTGTGGGTATGCAGACTCCAGCCGCAACTCAGGCGGATAAGGATCGGGCACGCGAAGGGTTCGATTGGCTGTTCTCCAAGTGTCAAGCCATGATTGAGGAGAAGAAAAAAAATCCAGGTGATGGTTTGCTGGACGCGATGTTGGCTCTGGAGGCGTCCGGGGACATGAGTCCTGAGGAAGTGATTCAGACTCTGGTGCTTTTCTATTTTTCAGGTGCGCCAAATCCGGCTTATGTTCTGGCGTCGATTTTGGAGCATTTCGCCAGAGAACCTCATCTTTTCGATCTTTATCGGAATGAGCCAGAGTCTCGGCAGGCTATGATCAACGAGTTCATTCGATTGAATCCACCGGAGCAGTCATTCACGCGTTACCCTACTGAAGAAGTAGAAATTCGAGGTGTGAAAATACCTGCAGGTTCTTGTATTCGATTTATGACTGCGGCAGTTAATCGCGACGAGGCAGTGTTCAAACGACCAAACCAATTCGATCACACGCGCCCTCAAGAGGCGAGCCAGCATGTCTCTTTCGGTATTGGAGTTCACGCTTGTGCTGGTCAGGTAATCAGTAGGGCAGAAATTGAAGCCTCGCTGAATGTGATTGCTGAAAATTACTCCAGCATAGAGTTGGCTGAGGAACCGGTCACCTTGCACGATGATCGCATTCGGAATTACTTGACGCTTCCGTTGATTTTTAATAGATAA
- a CDS encoding bifunctional 3-(3-hydroxy-phenyl)propionate/3-hydroxycinnamic acid hydroxylase — translation MEYDLIIVGLGPVGVTAANLAGQWGLRTLVLDKSESVYQNPRAMGLDHEAMRTFDNIGLADSVAEHVMPYRASHYLNADAKLIKHIDASKPPFLLGWAPNYVFSQPPLERALRANLDSLPQVDVLLGREVLNVESTETGVSISYRDATGSIGRASAKYLLACDGGTSPIRTNLGLNMEDLAFDEPWLVVDVILSEGAGSALPETNVQYCETERPSTFVVGPGRHRRWEFMINGDESPTEIIRPESIQRLISRWLPADDYQIWRASTYRFHALILERWRVGNIFFLGDAAHMTPPFLAQGMCQGLRDAMNLIWKLAFVQRGIASPQLLDSYQTERAPHVKRTTEVAKEFGQTICERDPVRAAERDKRLLAAVQVSPGGTIRQSLIPSLESGFIGLHKVAGVLFPQPKVTTAEQQEDLLDRFTGQSIRLVIADGFTATEALLAAFDDALRGVQLPTSVVQLSATPMANYQYREHNGLLKAWLQEHGCQVVLVRPDHYVYGGASTLDEAVHLIQDCFGRLRS, via the coding sequence ATGGAATATGACCTGATTATCGTCGGGTTAGGCCCGGTCGGCGTCACTGCTGCCAACCTTGCCGGTCAATGGGGATTGCGGACACTGGTTCTCGACAAGAGTGAATCCGTGTACCAAAACCCACGTGCGATGGGACTTGATCACGAGGCTATGCGCACCTTTGACAATATTGGTCTTGCTGATTCGGTTGCCGAGCATGTGATGCCTTATCGCGCCTCTCATTACCTGAATGCCGACGCGAAGTTGATCAAACACATCGACGCCTCCAAGCCCCCTTTTCTGTTGGGCTGGGCACCCAACTACGTATTTTCGCAGCCCCCATTGGAACGTGCTCTGCGCGCAAACCTTGACTCGCTGCCCCAGGTAGATGTGCTCTTGGGCCGAGAAGTCCTCAACGTCGAATCGACAGAAACAGGCGTATCGATCAGCTACCGCGATGCCACCGGATCAATAGGCCGAGCAAGCGCCAAGTACCTTCTGGCGTGCGATGGAGGCACCAGCCCGATTCGCACGAATCTTGGGCTTAACATGGAGGATCTGGCGTTCGACGAGCCTTGGCTGGTTGTCGACGTGATCCTGAGTGAAGGTGCTGGCAGCGCCCTTCCCGAGACCAATGTTCAATACTGTGAGACTGAACGCCCCAGCACCTTCGTAGTCGGGCCAGGTCGACACCGGCGCTGGGAGTTCATGATTAACGGAGACGAATCCCCGACCGAGATCATCCGTCCGGAATCCATTCAACGTTTGATCTCACGCTGGCTTCCTGCAGATGACTACCAGATCTGGCGAGCTTCTACCTACCGGTTCCATGCACTCATTCTTGAGCGCTGGAGGGTCGGCAATATCTTCTTCCTCGGTGACGCCGCTCACATGACGCCCCCCTTCCTCGCCCAAGGCATGTGCCAAGGTTTGCGTGATGCTATGAACCTGATCTGGAAACTGGCATTCGTACAACGTGGAATCGCATCGCCCCAGCTACTCGATAGCTACCAGACCGAACGCGCGCCGCATGTAAAACGAACGACTGAAGTCGCCAAGGAGTTCGGGCAGACGATCTGCGAGCGCGACCCGGTTCGTGCCGCCGAACGAGATAAACGATTGCTTGCCGCTGTGCAGGTATCCCCTGGGGGCACCATCCGCCAATCGCTGATACCGAGCCTTGAAAGTGGCTTCATCGGTTTGCACAAGGTCGCTGGGGTGCTCTTCCCGCAACCGAAGGTCACGACCGCTGAGCAGCAGGAAGACCTGCTGGATCGCTTTACCGGACAGAGCATTCGCCTGGTGATTGCCGACGGGTTTACTGCAACAGAGGCCTTGCTTGCAGCGTTTGACGATGCTTTACGCGGGGTTCAGTTGCCCACCAGCGTCGTGCAATTAAGTGCAACCCCGATGGCAAACTATCAGTATCGAGAACACAACGGCTTGCTAAAGGCCTGGTTACAAGAGCACGGATGCCAGGTGGTTCTGGTACGCCCTGATCACTACGTTTACGGGGGGGCCTCAACCCTGGATGAAGCCGTGCACCTTATTCAGGATTGTTTTGGCAGGTTGCGCAGCTGA
- a CDS encoding flavodoxin domain-containing protein: MSDVLVVFGTESGNAEMAADDIASSLSLRGVVAEVKSMEDVSADELSAVTELLVVTSTYGEGELPETTAPFFADLVAAQPDLSNVDFYAFGLGDSTYAKFNNAIDVVVAKLIDLGASQVGETGRHDAASGKSVTSVAQAWIDKVYK; this comes from the coding sequence ATGTCTGATGTTCTGGTGGTTTTTGGTACTGAAAGTGGAAATGCCGAGATGGCGGCAGATGATATTGCATCATCGCTTAGTTTGCGTGGTGTGGTGGCTGAGGTGAAGTCTATGGAAGATGTTTCCGCAGATGAGCTCTCTGCCGTAACTGAACTGTTAGTTGTCACCTCCACCTACGGTGAGGGAGAGCTGCCCGAAACCACCGCGCCATTTTTTGCTGACTTGGTAGCGGCACAACCTGATTTGAGCAATGTGGACTTCTACGCCTTTGGGTTGGGTGATAGCACTTACGCTAAGTTTAACAATGCGATTGATGTTGTGGTTGCAAAGCTAATCGATCTGGGGGCAAGCCAGGTGGGTGAGACGGGACGGCACGATGCGGCAAGTGGAAAATCAGTTACGTCCGTGGCGCAAGCCTGGATTGACAAGGTCTATAAGTAA
- a CDS encoding NAD(P)H-dependent oxidoreductase produces the protein MKLYQFVGLCGSLRKQSAHEQILRTMAQELLPSDTHLALFRLHEIPPYNEDQDGDATPAAVLELRQVVNAADGVIIGSPEYNHGISGVLKNALDWLSRPHGKSVLAAKPVLTFTASPAFTGGVRAQQQLNETLWAITADLARYPQIVIGTVHSKLSDGRLVDESAREYVKGGILVLRQMVHSPT, from the coding sequence ATGAAGCTTTACCAGTTCGTTGGGCTGTGCGGGAGCCTCCGAAAGCAATCCGCGCATGAGCAGATACTGCGTACCATGGCGCAAGAGCTTCTGCCGTCAGATACGCACCTGGCGCTGTTCAGGTTGCATGAAATACCGCCGTACAACGAGGATCAGGATGGGGATGCGACGCCAGCTGCTGTGCTTGAGCTTAGGCAAGTTGTAAACGCAGCGGACGGCGTAATCATCGGATCGCCTGAATACAACCATGGCATCTCAGGCGTATTGAAGAATGCGCTGGATTGGTTGTCGAGACCACATGGCAAGTCAGTGTTGGCAGCCAAGCCGGTTCTGACATTCACTGCCTCGCCAGCGTTTACAGGTGGTGTGCGAGCGCAGCAGCAGTTGAATGAGACTCTGTGGGCCATTACTGCTGACTTGGCCCGCTATCCGCAAATAGTGATCGGCACTGTCCACAGCAAGCTATCCGATGGGCGTTTGGTCGATGAGTCCGCTCGGGAATATGTCAAGGGTGGGATTCTGGTGCTAAGACAAATGGTACATTCACCCACGTGA
- a CDS encoding VOC family protein — MATLPRINFTHTGTFCSDLDNMVEFYCSKLGFVVSDKGVASTGHRLFFMTQNPEVHHQLVLFDGKPTNLPFNPINQLSFLLDTLDDLKAFYVFAKENGLGPIDQVDHGNAWSMYFKDPEGNPIEMYVDAPFYTNQPCREPLDLEQSTEQILATTEAMCRRRPGFQTREQWMESTRQRIAQQRVSW; from the coding sequence ATGGCCACCCTGCCCCGCATCAACTTCACCCACACCGGTACATTTTGCAGCGATCTGGACAATATGGTTGAGTTCTACTGCAGCAAGCTGGGCTTTGTCGTGAGTGACAAAGGCGTTGCTTCTACCGGCCATCGCTTGTTCTTCATGACACAGAATCCAGAGGTGCATCACCAATTGGTGCTCTTCGATGGCAAGCCAACCAACCTGCCATTCAACCCGATCAACCAACTGTCCTTCCTTCTGGATACGCTCGATGACCTCAAGGCGTTCTACGTATTCGCCAAGGAAAATGGCTTGGGTCCAATCGATCAGGTTGACCACGGCAATGCCTGGTCGATGTATTTCAAGGATCCGGAGGGCAACCCGATCGAGATGTATGTGGACGCCCCTTTCTACACCAATCAGCCCTGCCGCGAGCCTCTGGATCTGGAGCAAAGTACCGAGCAAATTCTCGCCACGACTGAAGCCATGTGCAGAAGGCGGCCAGGCTTCCAAACCCGTGAGCAATGGATGGAGTCGACCCGCCAACGTATCGCGCAGCAACGCGTGAGCTGGTGA
- a CDS encoding alcohol dehydrogenase catalytic domain-containing protein — protein MTTKMMRAARMYEGGKPMQIEQVPVPSIRPTEVLVRVKACGIVPNLHNILTNWKTWFPHLPLPQLPAIFGLDPTGIVETVGEQVYDFKPGDRVYVNPARYCGSCRACRAGNSTGCTAYTFNGYFGFTARSPRMFEDYPYGGLCEFMPAPQYSLVKIPDNMAFETAARLGYLGTAYRALLKANVGPSSTILINGISGTLGLGAVALALAMGVRRILGTARNESLFQRVKDLAAPGRIQIHTLGKGSTAQWVNEVTQGEGLDVVIDALGPGAPAESLIDALNGLHRGGHLVNIGAVAGPVPLDLHWLMDNDIQVSGSAWFTTGQGQAMADMVESGALDLSFFEHSVFALDQVNDAISGIENRNGGFGNYVICP, from the coding sequence ATGACGACAAAGATGATGCGTGCCGCACGGATGTATGAGGGTGGCAAACCTATGCAGATCGAGCAGGTTCCGGTTCCCTCAATCCGTCCGACAGAGGTGCTGGTTCGAGTCAAAGCCTGCGGCATCGTACCGAACTTGCATAACATCCTGACCAACTGGAAAACGTGGTTTCCTCATCTGCCCCTGCCACAGTTGCCGGCCATTTTTGGTCTGGATCCGACAGGCATCGTTGAGACGGTGGGTGAACAGGTCTATGACTTCAAACCTGGTGATCGTGTCTATGTGAACCCAGCTCGCTATTGTGGATCGTGCCGTGCCTGCCGCGCGGGCAACTCCACCGGGTGCACCGCGTACACCTTCAACGGTTACTTTGGTTTCACTGCGCGTAGTCCGAGGATGTTCGAGGACTACCCCTATGGCGGGTTGTGTGAGTTCATGCCCGCACCGCAATACAGCCTGGTCAAAATTCCCGACAATATGGCGTTCGAAACTGCGGCGCGACTTGGATATCTGGGGACAGCCTATCGGGCCTTGCTCAAAGCCAATGTGGGGCCGAGCAGTACCATTCTGATCAACGGAATCAGTGGCACGCTTGGCCTCGGTGCCGTGGCGCTGGCGTTGGCGATGGGTGTACGGCGTATTCTTGGTACCGCGAGGAACGAATCGCTGTTCCAGCGCGTAAAAGACCTCGCTGCACCTGGGCGAATCCAGATTCACACATTAGGTAAAGGCAGCACTGCGCAGTGGGTAAACGAGGTGACTCAGGGGGAAGGGTTGGATGTCGTGATCGATGCCCTTGGCCCTGGTGCTCCTGCAGAAAGCCTCATCGACGCACTTAACGGTCTTCACCGTGGCGGCCACCTGGTCAACATTGGTGCGGTGGCGGGGCCTGTCCCGTTGGATTTGCACTGGCTCATGGATAACGACATTCAGGTTAGCGGGTCTGCCTGGTTCACCACAGGACAAGGCCAGGCCATGGCGGATATGGTGGAGTCCGGCGCACTTGACTTGTCCTTCTTCGAGCACAGCGTTTTCGCACTTGACCAAGTAAATGATGCCATCAGCGGAATCGAAAACCGCAACGGTGGCTTTGGCAACTACGTCATCTGTCCTTGA
- a CDS encoding heme-binding protein, with translation MKAIAFFLDFLLVANLFLCTKHHITQNNNNNAQTERLKMHSRQTLDFNEISTLLDAAIAEATRHDWKVSVAVVDDGGHLVAFRRLAGATASSAQIAIDKARSAALTQRPTRFFAEMLNSGVAGTASLAGVIPMIGGLPLLQRGQCLGGIAASGVKAQFDEQIAAAGTKAIGCLEHPSTGSKESQ, from the coding sequence GTGAAGGCCATCGCTTTTTTCCTTGACTTCCTCTTGGTCGCCAACCTATTTTTGTGCACAAAGCATCACATAACGCAAAATAACAACAACAATGCACAAACCGAGAGGCTAAAAATGCATAGCCGACAAACCCTCGATTTCAACGAAATCAGCACGTTGCTTGATGCAGCTATTGCTGAAGCGACCCGCCACGACTGGAAGGTTTCTGTAGCGGTCGTCGATGACGGCGGACACCTGGTGGCTTTTCGCAGGTTGGCCGGAGCAACGGCCTCGTCAGCTCAAATCGCCATTGATAAAGCCCGCAGCGCCGCGCTTACCCAGCGCCCTACCCGGTTCTTCGCCGAGATGTTGAACAGTGGCGTGGCCGGCACTGCCTCTTTGGCCGGAGTGATCCCAATGATCGGTGGCCTTCCGCTTCTACAGCGTGGTCAATGCCTCGGCGGCATAGCCGCCAGCGGCGTGAAGGCCCAGTTCGATGAACAGATTGCCGCTGCCGGCACGAAAGCGATTGGCTGTTTGGAGCACCCCAGCACCGGATCTAAGGAGAGCCAATAG